The Nocardioides pantholopis genome window below encodes:
- a CDS encoding OsmC family protein, producing the protein MTDSSRTPADATYRSVELAADAPFHYRATNARGGELAVGSGDDADFTPVELLLVALAACGAVDLEHVTGKRAPLVSLRARTEGHKVRDDLGNHLVDLQVTLDARFPDGEEGDRAREVVPRTVQQIQDRLCTVGRTVQLGEPVRYTAGAVDDSGDDAGDDAVQG; encoded by the coding sequence ATGACCGACTCCTCCCGGACCCCTGCCGACGCGACCTACCGCAGCGTCGAGCTCGCTGCCGACGCCCCGTTCCACTACCGGGCGACCAACGCCCGCGGCGGGGAGCTCGCCGTGGGCTCCGGCGACGACGCCGACTTCACGCCGGTCGAGCTGCTCCTGGTGGCCCTGGCGGCCTGCGGGGCCGTGGACCTGGAGCACGTCACCGGCAAGCGCGCGCCGCTGGTTTCGCTGCGGGCCCGCACCGAGGGCCACAAGGTCCGCGACGACCTCGGCAACCACCTGGTCGACCTGCAGGTCACCCTGGACGCCCGGTTCCCCGACGGCGAGGAGGGCGACCGGGCCCGCGAGGTCGTCCCGCGCACCGTGCAGCAGATCCAGGACCGGCTCTGCACCGTCGGCCGGACCGTGCAGCTCGGCGAGCCGGTGCGCTACACCGCCGGCGCTGTCGACGATTCTGGCGATGACGCTGGCGACGACGCGGTGCAGGGGTGA
- a CDS encoding CatB-related O-acetyltransferase: MSPEPDSPEPVAGRSNLKHIRFSRVEVEPPVRVMGRTVSATHTRIGAFTYLVGGMIDTCEEIGRYCSIAREVRIGEPDHPVDWLSTSPFQYDGSRFGWHPDAAQASAMPEAIDFVKPGVVIGNDVWVGAGAIVLRGVRIGDGAVVAAGAVVTRDVAPYTIVGGVPARVLRQRFDDDLVAELLDLRWWRFSPNQLAGLDFADPRAACEALRARIADGLEPYTAEPVVLEAEQSAGRPAARTEVRTEVQTEARTETAPVPLRGPEPSRRWGRLSRR; this comes from the coding sequence GTGAGCCCAGAGCCGGACAGCCCAGAGCCGGTCGCAGGGCGGTCCAACCTCAAGCACATCCGGTTCTCCCGGGTGGAGGTCGAGCCGCCGGTGCGGGTCATGGGCCGCACCGTCTCGGCCACCCACACCCGGATCGGGGCGTTCACCTATCTGGTCGGCGGCATGATCGACACCTGCGAGGAGATCGGCCGCTACTGCTCGATCGCCCGCGAGGTCCGGATCGGGGAGCCCGACCATCCCGTGGACTGGCTGAGCACCTCGCCGTTCCAGTACGACGGGTCGCGGTTCGGCTGGCACCCGGACGCGGCGCAGGCGTCGGCGATGCCCGAGGCGATCGACTTCGTGAAGCCGGGCGTCGTCATCGGCAACGACGTGTGGGTCGGCGCCGGTGCGATCGTGCTGCGCGGGGTCCGGATCGGCGACGGTGCGGTGGTGGCGGCGGGCGCGGTCGTCACCCGCGACGTCGCGCCGTACACGATCGTGGGCGGGGTGCCGGCCCGGGTGCTGCGCCAGCGCTTCGACGACGACCTGGTGGCCGAGCTCCTGGACCTGCGGTGGTGGCGGTTCTCGCCGAACCAGCTGGCGGGGCTGGACTTCGCCGACCCGCGCGCGGCGTGCGAGGCGCTGCGGGCCCGGATCGCCGACGGCCTCGAGCCCTACACCGCCGAGCCGGTGGTCCTGGAGGCGGAGCAGTCTGCGGGGCGGCCTGCCGCGCGGACGGAGGTGCGGACGGAGGTGCAGACAGAGGCACGGACGGAGACGGCCCCGGTCCCGCTGCGGGGACCGGAGCCGTCGCGGCGCTGGGGCCGGCTCAGCCGACGGTGA
- a CDS encoding peptidylprolyl isomerase codes for MPAPKTKRTLAALAALAAVSTLAACGDDDGDSSGSDASSSPSASESTSASATASSEAAGSCEYVEEGGAAKEVDLPPSVPTVSGKVPVTIETTAGTIGATLDAAATPCTVNSFVSLAEQGFYDETPCPRIVTEGIKVLQCGDPTGTGSGGPGYRFADELTGSETYAAGSLAMANAGPDTNGSQFFVVYGESDLAPNYTLFGQVDPAGLKLIEKVAADGHDNSHPAGGGTPNTPVDITKVTVG; via the coding sequence ATGCCTGCACCCAAGACCAAGCGCACCCTCGCCGCCCTGGCCGCCCTGGCCGCGGTCTCCACCCTGGCCGCCTGCGGCGACGACGACGGTGACTCGTCCGGCTCCGACGCCTCGAGCTCGCCCAGCGCCTCGGAGTCCACCAGCGCCAGCGCGACCGCCTCCTCGGAGGCCGCCGGCTCCTGCGAGTACGTCGAGGAGGGTGGCGCCGCCAAGGAGGTCGACCTGCCGCCGAGCGTGCCCACCGTCTCCGGGAAGGTCCCGGTCACGATCGAGACCACCGCCGGCACCATCGGCGCCACCCTCGACGCAGCCGCCACGCCGTGCACCGTCAACTCGTTTGTGTCCCTCGCCGAGCAGGGCTTCTACGACGAGACGCCGTGCCCGCGGATCGTCACCGAGGGCATCAAGGTCCTCCAGTGCGGCGACCCGACCGGCACCGGCAGCGGCGGCCCGGGCTACCGCTTCGCCGACGAGCTCACCGGCAGCGAGACCTACGCGGCCGGCTCGCTGGCGATGGCCAACGCGGGCCCGGACACCAACGGCTCCCAGTTCTTCGTCGTCTACGGCGAGAGCGATCTCGCCCCGAACTACACACTCTTCGGCCAGGTCGACCCGGCCGGGCTGAAGCTGATCGAGAAGGTCGCGGCCGACGGCCACGACAACTCCCACCCCGCCGGTGGCGGCACGCCGAACACCCCGGTCGACATCACCAAGGTCACCGTCGGCTGA
- a CDS encoding alanine racemase, protein MPLGPLGADPVTPYLQVDVDRLQRNLDRTAARFAEAGVALRPHAKTHKCPEVARRQLAAGAVGLTVATIGEAEAMVAAGCNDVFVAYPLWLDERGSRRLADLATQVTVAIGVDSAEGAANAGRLLDGSPVEVLVEVDSGQHRSGAAPADAGAVAVAARRAGLEVRGVFTFPGHGYGAERSTAARDEAAALWTAGEAMAAAGVEPRVLSGGSTPTLADADLDVLTEARPGVYAFHDAQQWELGVVGPEDLALVCVSTVISHAGGRVVLDAGSKALGADRAAYATGFGRLPDHPDARVVQLSEHHAVVDLAGAPLPPLGSTLAVAPNHVCAAINLHDELWVDSPRSGRSAWPVTARGRNS, encoded by the coding sequence ATGCCCCTCGGGCCCCTCGGCGCCGACCCGGTCACGCCGTACCTGCAGGTCGACGTGGACCGCCTCCAGCGCAACCTGGACCGGACGGCGGCCCGGTTCGCGGAGGCCGGCGTGGCGCTGCGCCCGCACGCGAAGACCCACAAGTGCCCCGAGGTGGCCCGCCGGCAGCTCGCCGCCGGGGCGGTGGGGCTCACGGTCGCGACGATCGGCGAGGCCGAAGCGATGGTGGCGGCCGGCTGCAACGACGTGTTCGTGGCCTATCCGCTGTGGCTCGACGAGCGCGGCTCGCGCCGGCTGGCCGACCTGGCCACCCAGGTCACCGTCGCGATCGGCGTGGACTCCGCGGAGGGCGCCGCCAACGCCGGGCGGCTGCTCGACGGCAGCCCGGTCGAGGTGCTGGTCGAGGTCGACAGCGGGCAGCACCGCAGCGGGGCGGCACCGGCCGACGCGGGCGCCGTCGCCGTGGCGGCCCGGCGCGCGGGTCTGGAGGTGCGCGGGGTCTTCACGTTCCCCGGCCACGGGTACGGCGCCGAGCGCTCCACCGCCGCCCGCGACGAGGCAGCCGCGCTGTGGACCGCCGGTGAGGCGATGGCGGCAGCGGGCGTCGAGCCCCGGGTGCTCAGCGGCGGCTCGACCCCGACCCTCGCCGACGCCGACCTCGACGTGCTGACCGAGGCCCGGCCGGGCGTCTACGCCTTCCACGACGCCCAGCAGTGGGAGCTGGGGGTCGTCGGCCCGGAGGACCTGGCGCTGGTGTGCGTGTCGACCGTGATCAGCCACGCCGGCGGGCGCGTGGTCCTGGACGCGGGGAGCAAGGCGCTCGGAGCCGACCGGGCGGCGTACGCCACCGGCTTCGGCCGGCTGCCCGACCACCCCGACGCGCGGGTGGTCCAGCTCTCCGAGCACCACGCGGTGGTCGACCTCGCCGGGGCGCCGCTGCCACCGCTCGGCAGCACCCTCGCGGTGGCTCCCAACCACGTCTGCGCCGCGATCAACCTCCACGACGAGCTCTGGGTGGACAGTCCCCGCAGCGGCCGCAGCGCCTGGCCGGTGACGGCGCGCGGGCGGAACTCCTGA
- a CDS encoding aldo/keto reductase: MASPTPGPTPTRTLNDGSTLPAVGLGTYGLTGEEGVAAITSALEAGYRLLDTAVNYENESEVGEAIRRSGLPREQVQVTSKLPGRDHAYDDAVASVHGSLERLGLEYLDLHLIHWPNPSKDRYAEAWRALVDLQKQGLVRSVGVSNFTEAHLTRIIEESGVTPAVNQIELHPYFPQEQMRAVNARLGILTEAWSPLGKRQAPFTEPPVADAAAAHGVSPGQVILRWQLQLGTLPIPKSATPARQRENLDVFGFELTDAEMAAITALGRPDGRLFGGDPDVHEEA, translated from the coding sequence ATGGCTTCCCCGACTCCCGGCCCCACTCCCACTCGCACCCTCAACGACGGCTCGACGCTGCCCGCAGTGGGTCTCGGCACCTACGGCCTCACCGGCGAGGAGGGCGTCGCCGCGATCACCAGCGCGCTCGAGGCCGGCTACCGGCTGCTCGACACGGCTGTCAACTACGAGAACGAGTCCGAGGTCGGCGAGGCGATCCGCCGATCCGGGCTGCCGCGCGAGCAGGTGCAGGTGACCAGCAAGCTGCCCGGGCGCGACCACGCGTACGACGACGCCGTCGCCAGCGTCCACGGGTCCCTGGAGCGTCTCGGCCTGGAGTACCTCGACCTGCACCTGATCCACTGGCCCAACCCCAGCAAGGACCGGTACGCCGAGGCGTGGCGCGCCCTGGTCGACCTGCAGAAGCAGGGGCTGGTCCGCTCGGTCGGCGTCTCGAACTTCACCGAGGCGCACCTGACCCGGATCATCGAGGAGTCCGGGGTGACGCCGGCTGTCAACCAGATCGAGCTGCACCCGTACTTCCCCCAGGAGCAGATGCGGGCGGTCAACGCCCGCCTCGGGATCCTCACCGAGGCCTGGAGCCCGCTCGGCAAGCGCCAGGCTCCGTTCACCGAGCCGCCCGTCGCCGACGCCGCGGCCGCGCACGGGGTCAGCCCCGGTCAGGTGATCCTGCGCTGGCAGCTCCAGCTGGGCACGCTGCCGATCCCGAAGTCCGCCACCCCCGCGCGCCAGCGCGAGAACCTCGACGTCTTCGGCTTCGAGCTGACCGACGCCGAGATGGCGGCGATCACCGCGCTCGGCCGCCCCGACGGACGGCTCTTCGGCGGCGATCCGGACGTCCACGAGGAGGCCTGA
- a CDS encoding pentapeptide repeat-containing protein, which translates to MPDRAVPSRRELPQLSADCARCFGLCCVALPFGRSAAFAFDKAAGEECRHLTVADTCGIHASLRADGMAGCTVFDCLGAGQQVAQVTYRGVSWRDAPGTATQMYAVLDVMRQLHEMLALLTQAAVVGAGAAPDGVRERLLDLVAGSPEEVLAADVGSLRGEVGDVLRGASARHRAGRDGAALAGADLVGADLRGRDLRYADLRGALALAARLDGCDLTGADLLGADLRDARLDGADLSGALFLLAPQVAAARGSATTRLPVGMVPPAHWR; encoded by the coding sequence GTGCCCGATCGTGCCGTCCCGTCCCGCCGCGAGCTGCCGCAGCTGAGCGCGGACTGCGCCCGGTGCTTCGGACTGTGCTGCGTCGCGCTGCCGTTCGGCCGCTCGGCGGCGTTCGCCTTCGACAAGGCCGCGGGGGAGGAGTGCCGGCACCTGACCGTGGCCGACACCTGCGGCATCCACGCCTCGCTGCGGGCCGACGGGATGGCGGGATGCACTGTCTTCGACTGCCTCGGCGCGGGCCAGCAGGTCGCCCAGGTCACCTACCGCGGGGTGTCCTGGCGCGACGCACCGGGCACGGCGACCCAGATGTACGCCGTGCTCGACGTGATGCGCCAGCTCCACGAGATGCTCGCCCTGCTCACCCAGGCGGCGGTGGTGGGCGCGGGGGCTGCGCCCGACGGCGTCCGGGAGCGGCTGCTGGACCTGGTCGCGGGCTCGCCGGAGGAGGTGCTGGCTGCGGACGTCGGGTCGCTGCGCGGTGAGGTCGGTGACGTGCTCCGCGGGGCGTCGGCACGGCACCGGGCCGGGCGGGACGGGGCGGCGCTCGCGGGCGCGGACCTGGTCGGCGCGGACCTGCGCGGACGCGACCTGCGGTACGCCGACCTGCGCGGCGCCCTGGCGCTGGCGGCTCGCCTGGACGGCTGTGACCTCACCGGCGCCGACCTGCTCGGGGCCGACCTGCGCGACGCACGGCTCGACGGCGCCGATCTCTCCGGCGCGCTCTTCCTGCTGGCGCCGCAGGTCGCCGCAGCCCGGGGGAGCGCCACCACCAGGCTGCCGGTGGGAATGGTCCCGCCCGCGCACTGGCGCTGA
- a CDS encoding DUF72 domain-containing protein, translated as MDVRVGLCGWTVSQSSYVRRFPVLEVQHTFYEPPSDVLLARWRAQVPPGFEFTIKAWQVVTHESNSPTYRRMKQPLPDSARGQVGAFRTTPPVLAAWRRTLECARVLQATAVLLQCPRSFRPTVDNVARLRSFISQVERPAGRLLWEPRGEWPAQLLAELCAELDLVHVVDPMQTETVTPEQTYYRLHGTTGSRHVHTDEELRRLRDLVDGRPRPYVMFNNLPRTGDAERFLALLPRADLGEPLT; from the coding sequence GTGGACGTTCGCGTGGGGCTGTGTGGGTGGACGGTCTCGCAGTCGTCGTACGTGCGGCGGTTCCCGGTCCTCGAGGTGCAGCACACGTTCTACGAGCCGCCCTCCGACGTACTGCTGGCGCGCTGGCGGGCGCAGGTGCCGCCCGGCTTCGAGTTCACGATCAAGGCCTGGCAGGTCGTGACCCACGAGTCCAACAGCCCCACCTACCGCCGCATGAAGCAACCGCTCCCGGACAGTGCCCGGGGACAGGTCGGGGCGTTCCGTACGACGCCGCCGGTCCTGGCTGCCTGGCGCCGGACCCTGGAGTGCGCCCGGGTCCTGCAGGCCACCGCCGTGCTGCTGCAGTGCCCGCGGAGCTTCCGCCCGACAGTCGACAACGTCGCACGCCTGCGCAGCTTCATCTCCCAGGTGGAGCGGCCGGCCGGGCGACTGCTGTGGGAGCCCCGTGGTGAGTGGCCCGCGCAGCTGCTCGCCGAGCTCTGCGCCGAGCTGGACCTCGTGCACGTGGTCGACCCGATGCAGACCGAGACGGTGACGCCGGAGCAGACCTACTACCGGCTGCACGGCACGACGGGCTCGCGGCACGTCCACACCGACGAAGAGCTGCGCCGGCTGCGGGACCTGGTCGACGGGCGGCCGCGTCCGTACGTCATGTTCAACAACCTGCCGCGCACCGGCGACGCGGAACGGTTCCTCGCCCTGCTCCCACGCGCGGACCTGGGCGAGCCGCTGACCTAG
- a CDS encoding LLM class F420-dependent oxidoreductase yields MEIGIHYANFTHPDWQARLVERLAETARVADQGGASLFTVMDHWFQMENLGGPAEPMLEGYTTLGYLAAVTERVRLSLLVTGATYRRPGLLAKTVTTMDVLSGGRGLLGIGAAWYEREHLGLGVPFPSMSERFERLEETLLICRQMWSADDGPFAGKHFQLAETVCVPAPPRGRVPVLIGGSGERKTLRLVAEHADACNLFGESPELVAHKLDVLRRHCDDVGRDYDEIEKTVIATLDPLTQREEFLRDMAAYAGLGISLVTASPEGDDPVAWTTTVCTDVLPRLQAL; encoded by the coding sequence ATGGAGATCGGCATCCACTACGCCAACTTCACCCACCCCGACTGGCAGGCTCGGCTCGTCGAGCGGCTCGCCGAGACGGCGCGGGTGGCCGACCAGGGCGGGGCGTCCCTGTTCACGGTGATGGACCACTGGTTCCAGATGGAGAACCTCGGCGGTCCGGCGGAGCCGATGCTGGAGGGGTACACCACGCTCGGCTACCTCGCCGCGGTCACCGAGCGGGTCCGGCTCAGCCTGCTGGTCACCGGCGCGACGTACCGCCGGCCGGGGCTGCTGGCGAAGACCGTGACCACGATGGACGTGCTCAGCGGCGGCCGTGGGCTGCTCGGCATCGGGGCGGCCTGGTACGAGCGCGAGCATCTCGGGCTGGGGGTGCCGTTCCCGTCGATGTCCGAGCGGTTCGAGCGGCTCGAGGAGACCCTGCTGATCTGTCGGCAGATGTGGAGTGCGGACGACGGCCCGTTCGCGGGCAAGCACTTCCAGCTGGCCGAGACCGTCTGCGTGCCGGCGCCCCCGCGCGGGCGGGTCCCGGTGCTGATCGGCGGCAGCGGGGAGCGCAAGACCCTGCGGCTGGTCGCCGAGCACGCCGACGCCTGCAACCTCTTCGGCGAGAGCCCCGAGCTGGTCGCGCACAAGCTCGACGTGCTGCGCCGGCACTGCGACGACGTGGGCCGCGACTACGACGAGATCGAGAAGACCGTGATCGCGACGCTCGACCCGCTCACCCAGCGCGAGGAGTTCCTGCGCGACATGGCGGCGTACGCCGGACTCGGCATCTCCCTGGTCACCGCCTCCCCGGAGGGCGACGACCCGGTCGCCTGGACCACGACCGTGTGCACCGATGTGCTGCCCCGGCTCCAGGCGCTCTAG
- a CDS encoding sortase domain-containing protein — protein sequence MVPRLGISGLVVVPYRGMTDDAVGTRLQNAGQAASPHGPRGGTGPGGVGNYQVTAHRLSSTRAFEFLPRLRRGDRVHVLSAGARYTYEVRTTRRTSFRSARSLREQRAAVPGRPGAVPTRAMITLSTCATPEDHAVGNYWSDEFDNPEHRIDKIGVLVAVRSAPRG from the coding sequence GTGGTCCCGCGGCTGGGCATCAGCGGGCTGGTGGTCGTCCCGTACCGCGGGATGACCGACGACGCCGTCGGGACGCGCCTGCAGAACGCGGGACAGGCGGCCAGCCCGCACGGGCCGCGCGGCGGCACCGGGCCCGGGGGAGTGGGGAACTACCAGGTCACCGCGCACCGGCTCTCCTCCACCCGGGCCTTCGAGTTCCTGCCCCGGCTGCGGCGCGGCGACCGGGTGCACGTCCTCTCCGCCGGGGCCCGCTACACCTACGAGGTCCGCACCACCCGGCGTACGTCGTTCCGCTCGGCCCGGTCGCTGCGCGAGCAGCGCGCCGCCGTCCCGGGGCGACCCGGCGCCGTCCCGACGCGAGCGATGATCACGCTGTCGACCTGCGCCACCCCGGAGGACCACGCGGTCGGCAACTACTGGAGCGACGAGTTCGACAACCCCGAGCACCGCATCGACAAGATCGGCGTGCTGGTCGCGGTCCGATCCGCACCCCGGGGATGA
- a CDS encoding SPFH domain-containing protein — translation MTSTTPLAPPTPSSQLAQAAPSVRVEIDEKRGFAVGGWPILALILLGFLVAGFLLLLGIGAGDSGDTGAAVLLVGLGSLLGLGCLVALTGFSVIQPGETRVVTFFGAYIGTVRRTGLSWTVPLTGRRQVPVRVQNFETHTLKVNEKTGSPVEVSAIVVWQVADTAKAAFAVDHYNAFITTQAEAALRHVVATHPYDAQAQAAATDQTEEEVERSPQVITLRENGAEVADELVVELNERIHIAGLEVLEVRLSNLSYAAEIAGAMLQRQQAQAVLDARQVMVTGAVGLVTEALAALEQSSNIELDPERRAAMTSNLMTVLVGGGSATPVLNVGSLYS, via the coding sequence ATGACGAGTACGACGCCCCTCGCCCCGCCGACCCCGTCAAGCCAGTTGGCCCAGGCGGCGCCGTCGGTCCGCGTGGAGATCGACGAGAAGCGCGGCTTCGCCGTCGGCGGCTGGCCGATCCTGGCCCTCATCCTGCTCGGGTTCCTGGTGGCCGGTTTCCTGCTGCTGCTGGGGATCGGCGCGGGGGATTCCGGCGACACGGGGGCCGCGGTGCTGCTCGTCGGGCTGGGCAGCCTGCTCGGCCTGGGCTGCCTCGTGGCGCTGACCGGGTTCAGCGTGATCCAGCCCGGCGAGACCCGGGTGGTGACGTTCTTCGGTGCCTACATCGGCACCGTCCGGCGGACCGGCCTGTCCTGGACCGTCCCGCTGACTGGCCGCCGGCAGGTCCCGGTCCGGGTGCAGAACTTCGAGACCCACACCCTCAAGGTGAACGAGAAGACCGGCTCGCCGGTCGAGGTCTCCGCGATCGTCGTGTGGCAGGTCGCGGACACGGCGAAGGCGGCCTTCGCCGTGGACCACTACAACGCCTTCATCACCACCCAGGCCGAGGCCGCCCTGCGCCACGTGGTCGCGACGCACCCCTACGACGCCCAGGCGCAGGCGGCCGCGACCGACCAGACCGAGGAGGAGGTCGAGCGCTCGCCGCAGGTCATCACGCTGCGCGAGAACGGCGCCGAGGTCGCCGACGAGCTCGTCGTGGAGCTCAACGAGCGCATCCACATCGCGGGTCTCGAGGTGCTCGAGGTGCGGCTGTCGAACCTGTCGTACGCCGCGGAGATCGCCGGCGCGATGCTCCAGCGCCAGCAGGCGCAGGCGGTCCTCGACGCCCGGCAGGTGATGGTGACCGGAGCGGTCGGCCTGGTGACCGAGGCGCTCGCGGCACTGGAGCAGAGCTCCAACATCGAGCTGGACCCCGAGCGCCGCGCCGCGATGACCTCCAACCTGATGACCGTGCTGGTCGGCGGTGGGTCGGCGACGCCGGTCCTCAACGTCGGCTCGCTGTACTCCTGA
- a CDS encoding Arc family DNA-binding protein, with protein sequence MARGVPGPERKQIPLRLSRPVADAVRRWADDELRSVNAQIEKVLHDALVRAGRLREDSEPPGSESGPEDRHAQ encoded by the coding sequence GTGGCCCGCGGAGTGCCCGGACCGGAGCGGAAGCAGATCCCGCTCCGGCTGAGCCGACCCGTCGCGGACGCCGTGCGCCGGTGGGCCGACGACGAGCTGCGCTCGGTCAACGCCCAGATCGAGAAGGTCCTGCACGACGCGCTGGTGCGCGCCGGGCGGTTGCGCGAGGACTCGGAGCCGCCCGGCTCCGAGTCGGGGCCCGAGGACCGGCACGCACAGTGA
- a CDS encoding protein-tyrosine phosphatase family protein, with product MGTWSDGAGVVELPDGRRVRGAGVRRPRGGDAPEFAVYLLGRDPRIADWPNLWVRWPDFRLPTSTEDAVAALRAAHTRAATERVEIACGSGVGRTGTALALLAVLSGVDPSGAVAWVRATYSPRAIETRRQRRWVEDVAAALPR from the coding sequence ATGGGCACCTGGAGCGACGGCGCCGGGGTGGTCGAGCTCCCCGACGGCCGCCGCGTGCGCGGCGCCGGCGTACGACGTCCGCGCGGCGGCGACGCACCCGAGTTCGCCGTCTACCTGCTCGGGCGGGACCCGCGGATCGCCGACTGGCCCAACCTGTGGGTGCGCTGGCCCGACTTCCGGCTCCCCACGTCGACCGAGGACGCGGTGGCCGCGCTGCGGGCCGCCCACACGCGGGCCGCGACCGAGCGGGTCGAGATCGCCTGCGGCAGCGGCGTCGGGCGCACCGGGACCGCACTCGCGCTGCTGGCCGTTCTGAGCGGCGTCGACCCGTCGGGCGCGGTCGCCTGGGTGCGGGCGACCTACTCCCCCAGGGCCATCGAGACGCGCCGCCAACGACGGTGGGTCGAGGACGTCGCGGCCGCACTCCCCCGCTGA
- a CDS encoding SigE family RNA polymerase sigma factor — METDLEFEQFVLAAWPRLRRAAYLLSHDTDEADDLVQTALASTYARWRTVRKDDAYAYVRRAVVNAYLDSQRRRRPVPVERDPDRSVPADSTVDERSELTELLAPLSPRERTIIVWRYYLDTPEAEVADRLGVSTGTVKSTASRALARVRAAASGHATPTEGEVR; from the coding sequence GTGGAGACAGACCTGGAGTTCGAGCAGTTCGTCCTCGCTGCGTGGCCGCGGCTGCGGCGCGCGGCGTACCTGCTCTCTCACGACACCGACGAGGCCGACGACCTGGTGCAGACCGCGCTGGCCTCGACGTACGCGCGCTGGCGCACCGTCCGCAAGGACGATGCCTATGCCTACGTGCGGCGCGCGGTGGTCAACGCCTACCTGGACAGCCAGCGGCGCCGGCGGCCGGTGCCGGTCGAGCGCGACCCGGACCGGTCGGTTCCGGCCGACTCCACGGTCGACGAGCGCAGCGAGCTCACCGAGCTGCTCGCGCCGCTGTCTCCTCGTGAACGAACCATCATCGTGTGGCGCTACTACCTCGACACCCCCGAGGCCGAGGTCGCTGACCGGCTCGGGGTCTCGACGGGGACGGTGAAGAGCACCGCCTCACGAGCGCTGGCCCGGGTCCGTGCGGCCGCGAGCGGCCACGCCACCCCTACCGAAGGAGAAGTGCGATGA
- a CDS encoding ribbon-helix-helix protein, CopG family, which translates to MAITLSLDEAETAEVREAARRAGKSMQAFAREAVLAAARDHERWRAAIVAEILSENAEALDRLAQS; encoded by the coding sequence ATGGCCATCACGTTGAGTCTGGATGAGGCCGAGACCGCCGAGGTGCGCGAGGCCGCCCGGCGTGCCGGGAAGTCGATGCAGGCGTTCGCCCGCGAGGCCGTGCTCGCCGCAGCCCGCGACCATGAGCGCTGGCGGGCGGCGATCGTCGCGGAGATCCTGTCCGAGAATGCCGAGGCGCTTGACCGTCTCGCGCAGTCGTGA
- a CDS encoding type II toxin-antitoxin system Phd/YefM family antitoxin, which yields MITTSLADFETRLSEYADRAEKQHERITVTRDGRPSFVIRAVDDLDSLTETLFWLSQPGFLEDMAAVEAFGMPPRV from the coding sequence GTGATCACCACCTCGCTGGCCGACTTCGAGACCCGCCTCTCGGAGTACGCCGACCGTGCGGAGAAGCAGCACGAGCGGATCACCGTGACCCGCGACGGGCGCCCGTCGTTCGTGATTCGGGCCGTCGACGACCTGGATTCCCTGACCGAGACCTTGTTCTGGCTCTCCCAGCCCGGCTTCCTCGAGGACATGGCCGCAGTTGAGGCCTTCGGCATGCCGCCGCGCGTTTGA
- a CDS encoding dihydrofolate reductase family protein produces MGKLIYSMITSLDGYAEAAEGDLGFGAADDEEVHTFIDEHFRDVGTYLYGRRMYETMVFWETAHTDPDVPPHILQYARGWQAAEKIVYSATLKSVSSAKTRIERTFDPDAVRELKAEAEHDLTVDGPNLAAQAIAAGLVDEYHLFTTTTVVGGGKRFFPDGVRLELDLVEERAFHSGLIYARYRTH; encoded by the coding sequence GTGGGCAAGCTCATCTACTCGATGATCACCTCACTCGACGGCTACGCCGAGGCGGCGGAGGGCGACCTCGGCTTCGGTGCCGCCGACGACGAGGAGGTGCACACATTCATCGACGAGCACTTCCGAGACGTCGGCACCTATCTCTACGGCCGACGGATGTACGAGACCATGGTGTTCTGGGAGACCGCCCACACCGATCCGGACGTACCGCCGCACATCCTGCAGTACGCCCGCGGCTGGCAGGCCGCGGAGAAGATCGTGTACTCCGCGACGCTCAAGTCGGTGTCCAGCGCGAAGACCAGAATCGAGCGGACCTTCGACCCCGACGCGGTGCGCGAACTCAAGGCCGAGGCCGAGCACGACCTCACTGTCGACGGCCCGAATCTCGCGGCCCAGGCGATCGCGGCCGGCCTGGTCGACGAGTACCACCTGTTCACCACCACGACCGTGGTCGGCGGCGGCAAGCGGTTCTTCCCCGACGGCGTCCGCCTCGAGCTCGACCTGGTCGAGGAACGTGCCTTTCACAGCGGGCTGATCTACGCCCGGTACCGGACTCATTGA